In one Dermacentor albipictus isolate Rhodes 1998 colony chromosome 4, USDA_Dalb.pri_finalv2, whole genome shotgun sequence genomic region, the following are encoded:
- the LOC139059278 gene encoding uncharacterized protein — MASRMPNLPTDDYKIIVRPRDGINVSKYQKDRVHCCIRNAAGVGREAAEEDSVCLNERQNVIVVSTPSEDRARRYGSICKLRIGDREFEASAYRAAPENTSKGVIRGISLDEKPADVVRSLVNQRNPNVLHAKRMGNTSNVVILFDGYYVPRYVNYGGMLMRCSLYKKQIDMCYECGRLGHRTDVCPNPNDKKCRGCGCSNPPDDHRCEPVCQLCGKGHLTGDRKCKARYKTPYLVKRRQWERRMREEAEAAYASSSTYDCREESYRQRPTQRRPSADSRSASRESRARSRTRSRTRSRARSRTSSRPRSVRPRSRSTARASHAAAAEDGRGSNPPQSP; from the coding sequence ATGGCGAGCCGAATGCCCAACCTACCCACGGACGACTACAAGATCATCGTGCGGCCCCGGGACGGCATCAACGTGTCGAAGTACCAGAAGGACCGCGTCCATTGCTGCATACGCAACGCAGCAGGCGTGGGACgcgaggcagctgaggaggacagCGTTTGTCTCAATGAGCGCCAAAACGTGATAGTGGTGAGCACTCCGTCCGAAGATCGCGCTAGACGATACGGCAGCATTTGCAAGCTGCGCATTGGCGACCGCGAGTTCGAAGCAAGCGCCTACAGAGCGGCTCCGGAGAACACATCCAAAGGTGTTATCAGGGGCATATCGCTAGACGAAAAGCCGGCGGACGTCGTGAGAAGTCTCGTGAACCAGCGAAACCCTAACGTCTTGCATGCCAAGCGCATGGGGAACACGAGCAACGTGGTCATCCTCTTTGACGGCTACTACGTGCCCCGTTACGTGAACTACGGCGGGATGTTGATGAGGTGCTCTCTCTACAAGAAACAAATCGACATGTGCTACGAGTGCGGTCGTCTGGGACACaggaccgacgtgtgccccaacccgAACGACAAAAAGTGCCGCGGGTGCGGATGCAGCAACCCACCCGACGACCATCGGTGCGAGCCGGTGTGCCAACTGTGTGGTAAGGGTCACCTTACCGGGGACCGCAAGTGCAAAGCCAGGTACAAGACGCCGTACCTAGTCAAGCGACGACAATGGGAACGCAGAATGCGCGAGGAGGCTGAGGCCGCTtacgccagcagcagcacctacGACTGCAGAGAGGAGAGCTACCGACAACGCCCCACACAGAGACGACCTAGCGCCGACAGCCGCTCGGCCTCGAGGGAGAGCCGTGCACGTAGCCGCACTCGCTCCCGCACTCGTTCTCGAGCCCGCTCTCGCACCAGCTCCCGCCCCCGCTCGGTGAGGCCTCGCAGCAGGTCGACGGCCCGTGCCAGCCATGCAGCTGCAGCGGAAGATGGACGAGGATCCAACcccccacag